The Leucobacter viscericola genome includes a window with the following:
- a CDS encoding GNAT family N-acetyltransferase: MLIETPRLILREMTPGDRPQLSAILQDEETMVAYEGAFDDAMVDAWLERMMTRYREDGFGLWAVVLRDTGEMIGQCGLTVQHILDEDVVEVGYLFNRAFWHRGFALEAAAACRDYAFESLKVDRLYAQIRDTNTASMNVAIRLGMTVRGRFVKHYRGIDMPHLAFAVDRADATK, from the coding sequence ATGCTCATCGAGACTCCGCGCCTTATCCTGCGCGAAATGACCCCGGGTGACCGGCCTCAGCTCAGCGCGATTCTGCAGGACGAAGAAACCATGGTCGCGTACGAGGGTGCGTTCGACGATGCGATGGTGGACGCGTGGCTTGAGCGTATGATGACGCGCTACCGCGAGGATGGCTTTGGCCTCTGGGCCGTGGTGCTCCGCGACACCGGCGAGATGATCGGCCAGTGTGGACTCACCGTACAGCACATCCTGGATGAGGATGTTGTCGAGGTGGGATACCTGTTCAACCGAGCATTTTGGCATCGAGGATTTGCTCTTGAGGCGGCAGCAGCTTGTCGCGACTACGCATTTGAATCGTTGAAGGTCGACCGACTCTACGCTCAGATTCGCGACACAAACACTGCCTCGATGAACGTCGCGATCCGGCTGGGCATGACGGTTCGCGGGCGGTTCGTGAAGCACTACCGAGGGATAGACATGCCTCACCTCGCGTTTGCCGTTGACCGGGCGGACGCGACGAAATAG
- a CDS encoding FitA-like ribbon-helix-helix domain-containing protein, with amino-acid sequence MSMIQVRNVPEELHRQLKIRAAREGITLSDLALNELRRLVEVPSHSELSERLASRKPRTYNGETAAESTRAEREAR; translated from the coding sequence ATGTCCATGATTCAAGTGCGAAACGTTCCCGAAGAGTTGCATCGTCAACTTAAGATTCGTGCTGCCCGCGAGGGGATCACACTCTCTGATCTGGCACTGAATGAGTTGCGTCGACTGGTCGAGGTTCCTAGTCACTCTGAGCTGAGTGAGCGGCTCGCGTCGCGGAAACCGCGAACGTACAACGGAGAGACCGCGGCTGAGTCAACAAGGGCTGAACGAGAAGCACGTTGA